From Candidatus Polarisedimenticolaceae bacterium:
CGACAAGTTGTCCCAAACTTGAGGGCAGGTTACCTACGTATTACTCACCCGTGCGCCGCTATACTCGCTCCCCGAAGGGAACTTTCCCGCGCGACTTGCATGTGTTAGGCACGCCGCCAGCGTTCGTTCTGAGCCAGGATCAAACTCTCCAATAAAAGTGTGGATCCGATGGGCAAGCCCACCGGTTCGCTTGCATTGGAGCCTGGCTTCCTCTCGGAAGCCTTCTTTGTTGAAGCAGACCTCGCAAGACTGGCACGCTCTATTTAGTTTTCAAAGAACATCGCAGGGACAGAACGGCCTTCCGACCGTCCGGACGGCCTCGGGACTATGTCGTCCGAGTTACCGATCCCGTGCGAAGCGCGGAGAATACTAGCAGTGATTCAGACCGACGCAAGAGGTCAACTCAATTTTTTTTGCCCGGACCGATCGAAGCCTAAATTGTTGCAAAGACAGGAGTTACAGACCTCATTTCGTCGACTTCCGCGCCTCCTTCAGCATCTCCTGGACTTCGGCCTTGTCCGCCGCGTTGGGGCTCACTTTCAGGTAGGTCTCCAGGAAGGTGATCGCCCCTTTCATGTCGCCCTTTCGCAGCAAGGTGAACCCGAGCTCGCGGTTTCCCTCGGGGAAGTCGGGGTCGACCTCCAGGGACTTGCGATAGGCCATCTCCGCCTTGTCCTCGTCGCCCCGATTCGAGTAGTTCGCGCCGATGTTGAACCACCGCTTGGGATCGGGCTTGGCGACGCTCTCCAGCTGCTTGAGGATCGCCTCCGCGTCCGCCTCGCGCCCGAGGTCGGTGTACAGCGACACCAACTCCAGGTATGCGCCCGCATCGGACGGGGCCAGGGCCACCGCTTGCTCGAAGGCCTTTGCAGCCTCTTCTTTGCGACCCAGGTCCAGCAGGATGATCCCGAGGTTGACGAACGGTGCAGCCTCCCCCGGCGACAGGTCGGCCTCCTCCCGGAGCAGCGTCACGGCCCGCTCCTTGTCCCCGGACTCGTAACTTGCCGTGGCCAGTTGCGCGCGGACACCCGGCTGAGCGGGATTCAATTCGAGCGCCCGCTCCAGGTGGACCTTCGCTTCGGCGGCGCGCCCGACTTGGAGGGTGCACACGCCGAGCAGGTAGAGCGCCGCAGGATCGTCCGGGTTGGCCTCGAGGAAGTTCTTCAGCATCCCTTCGGCTTCCGCATGTCGGCTTTCACGGATCGCCCGGCTCGCTTCGCCGAGCATGTCCGGCCCGCCCGCGGCGGGGACTCCTCCCCCGCTCGCGACCGGAACCCCGAGGATCGCAGTGAATTGCACGGTGGAGGAAGGCTCGATGCCCATTTCCTCGGTCGTTCGACCGTCTGAGACGGCCACATCCGCGTCGAACGTGACGTCCTTGCGGATGTTCTTCACCACGACGTGGAGGGCACCGAGCTTCAGGTCGCCCTTCGTCACGGCGAGTCGATAAGGACCGGGATTGAGGAACGGGATCTTGAATCGCCCGTCCTTCTTCGTCTTGATCGACTTCGTGCCCCCTCGCTCGGGCGCGGTGATCGCTGAGACCTCAGCCTCCGCAACGGGCGTACCGTCCGCGGTCGCGACGGTGCCCTCGAACGTGACGGCTCCCGGTCGCTGAGCCCGGGCCGATAAAGGCATCGCCACCGCGGCGACGAAACCCAACGCTATTCCCATGCCTCGCATTGCGGTCATTCCGGACCTCCCTCGCTTGGATCGGCCATTATAGGAATCTCGACAGATCCGCCTCTCGGGAACGGTCACGGGCCTGGCGCGCGGGGCACGGTTAGAATGGCCCTTCGGGAGTGCTCATGTCGCGACGGCTTCGACAACACGTGGTTGCCATGATGCTCGCCCTCACGGGCCCGGCCTTGGCGATCGAACGCGCCTCGGAACCTGCCGCTCCCGCTTCACCCATCGATACGGGCTACGAGGAGCGCGTAACCGTTCAGCTCGTGCAGATCAACTTCATCGCGGTGGACAAATCCGGCCGGCCGGTCGTCGACTTGAAGCCCGAAGAGATCGAGATCATCCACGGGCGTGAGAGGCAGACGGTCGCCTTCCTGCAGCCCTATTATCAGCCGCTCGCCGAAGAGGCGCCGTACGAATCAGCACCCCAGGGGGCCGGCGGGCGCCCCGAACCGACGCCGGCGCAGGGAACCGCTCCGACGCTGCGGCCAGACACGACCACGCGGCGCTGGTTCCTGCTCGTCTTCGACAACTACCTGACCTCACCACGAACCCGGCTCGAGTCGATCGAGGCCGCGCGGTCATTCGTGTCGCAGAAGCTGGGCCCGCTCGACCGCGTGGGTATCGCTGTTTTCGACGGCACCTTGCAGGTTCTCCAGAACTACACTTCGGACCAATCGAAATTGCTCGGCGCGTTGACCCGAGCGTTGCAGTTCACCGAGCACGCGGCGGAAGATCGGTCCCGCGCGGTGAAGGGCCTCGTGGATTCCATGGAACATTGCGCGACGGCGGTCGATGCGCCGTCGCGTCCGCTGTGCGCGCAGCGCATTGTCGACGACTACGAGAACACGCGCGTTCGGGAAGCGGACGCCCTCGCGACGGCGGTCGTGACCCTCTTGCGATCGTCGCGCGCGATTCCCGACCCGAAGGCGGTGATCCTGTTCTCCGAGGGTTTCCCCCAGGATCCGGGCCAGGACGCCCGCGACGCGGCCGAGGCTGCGATGGGCTCCGAAGTGTCCCGGTACGTGTCGTCGCGCAATCGCCACACGATGCGTGAGAAGATCGACGCCATCGTCGTCGCGGCTGCGGAAACCAAGGCCTCCTTCTTCACGATCAATCCTGGGGGTGCGTCCCGGCTTACCACGATCAGCGCGGCGAACGGGCGTTTCGCGGACAACCGCACCAACGTCATTCAGGTCGACCCGTACCGAACCGCGGAGTTGAACGCGCAGAATTCGCTTTCGGACGTCGCCACACGCACGGGCGGTGTGGCGCTTCAGGGCGCGGACGTCAGACGCGAGTTGGAGCGGATCGACGCGCTGTCGCCCGCCCTTTACACGGTCGGCTACTACCCTACGTTGAAGGCGCTGCTGGACGACCGTCGGGAAGCGAGGATCCGGATCCTCCGGAAGGGCGTTCGGGCCGAATACCGGCGTGAGGCCGGCCCCCTGCGCGACGCGCCGCCGCTTGTCGGCTCCCTCGAGGTCGAGCCGGAATCCTGCGGTGCGGACGGCCGGCGAAACGTCGTCGTCCGGCTTCGCCTGGATCGATCGAGCCTCACCTTCAGTCGGCAGAAGAAGAGCGTAACGGCCAACTTCTCCGTCTACACGCGATTCGTTCCCGCCGGTCGCGTCGTCGCGACCTCGGACGACTATCGCTTCTTCAATATCAGCAACACCGGGGAGGAGCACGCCTCGGGCGAGATTCCGAACCCCGTGATCGAACAGCGCTTCGCCCTTCCCTGCGCGGCCGTGACGATCCACGTCACCGCGTCCGACGGGACCTCCGGGGCGATCGGCGACTTCTCGGGATCCGTAGGGCCTTGAGCAAGGGCATACGGCCGGGCCTCGCCGCCGCCCTGACGGCGCTTTGCGTCGTCGCCGCCTGCCGGCCCGCCGAGACCGAACACGCCCGGCACGTGATCCTGGTGACGCTGGACACCGTCCGCGCGGATCGAATCGGTTGTTACGGGAGGCCCTCCGCGGGGACGCCCTGGCTCGACGGCCTCGCAGCGCGCGGGATGCGGGTGGAGCGCGCCTACGCCCCAGCGCCGATCACGCTCCCGTCGCACGTCTCGCTGCTCAGCGGACTGATTCCCCCCCACACGGGGGTGCACGACAACGGCGACACGAAGACCGTTCCGGGCGTCCGGATGCTCGCCGAACGCCTGTCGGAAGCGGGGTTCTTCACCGCGGCCGCCGTCGGCGGATTCCCGGTAGCCTCGCGTTTCCCCGTCGCGAGAGGCTTCCAGCAATTCGACGACCGGTTCGTGGACGCGAGGAATCCCGCGGGGCTCGAACGGGATGCCGGGGAAGTCGTCCGTGCGGCCATCAGGGCGGCGTCGGGTCGCGGCGGTCGCCGCTTGTTCCTCTGGGTCCACCTGTTCGACGCACACGACCCCTACGAACCTCCGGATCCCTGGCGATCGCGATACAAGGAGGATCCGTACCAGGGAGAGATCGCGAGGGTCGATGCCGCCCTGGCCGATCTCGAGAGCGGACTGCGGCCCGTGCTCGGGGCCGAGCCCACGCTCTGGGTGGTGGTGTCCGACCACGGCGAGGGTCTGGGGGAACACGGTGAGGAAACCCACGGCTTCTTTCTCTACGAACCGACCGTCCGTGTCCCGCTGCTCCTCGCCGGGCCGGGAGTCGAAGCCGGCCGCGTAATCCCGGGACCGGTCGGCACCGTCGACGTGACCCCAACCATCCTCGACCGAGTTGGCGTCCCGGTCCCTCCAGGGCTCGACGGACGCCCCGTAACCGCGTCCGGCTCCGGTCGACCCATCGCGATCGAAACGCTGCTGCCGGCCCGGCATTACGGATGGAGTGCGCTCCATTCCGCGGTGGACGGGCGCAAGAAGTACATCGAGGCGCCTCGAGCGGAGTTCTACGACGTCGTGGACGATCCGCAGGAGGCCCACAACCGCCTCGGCGAGTGGAACGAGGAAGCCGAGGAGCTGGCGGGCTGGCTTCGGGAGTTGCGCGGATCGGGGCGCGACGCTTCCGCCGCGTCGCCGGACCCTCGCTTGGCGAGCCTCGGGTACGTGGGTTCCGGGGCGAGCAAGCCTCGAAACGGAGCGCCCGCGGATCCCAAGGACATGCTCGCGATCTACCGCGACTTCCAACGTGTAGGCAGGCTCCTGGAGTCAGGCCGTCCCCAAGACGCCCTCCCCGTCCTCGATCGGCTGACCCGGGCCGGTGAGACCGACGGAATCCGATTCCAGCGGGCGCGGGCGCTCCGCATGCTCGGGCGCCTCTCGGAGGCCTCGGAGGAGCTCGCTCAGCTCGAGGGCTTTCCCGGCGCCTCGCTGGAACGAGCACGGATCGCTGCGGCCATGGGGGACGGCCCCCGGACCCTTCGCGAGGCGAACAAGCATCTCCTGGAGGCACCGAGTGACGCCGAAGGCCTCCTCTTCCGGGGAGCGGGGCGGGAGATGACCGGAGACCCCGGGGCGGCCGAGGCGGACTACCGCGCCGCTCTGGAGGTGAACCCGGCGTTCGGCGCGGCCTCCCTCCGCCTCATCCGGCTGGTCGTGCTCGCCGGCAGGGTCGAGGAGGCACGTTCGCTGCTTCGGCTGCACCTCACCCGTCATCCCGACGATACACTCGCTCGGAACCTGCTCGCGGAGCTGTAGCCCGCCTGCCGCCGGCAGGCCTTTCTCGAGGAGGCCCCATGCGCTCCTTGCCCACGGCCCTCGCACTTTTCGTTGTGGTGGCTCGGGCAACCCCGGCAGCGCCCGCCGCGGTTCCGGCCGCCGAAAGACCGACCGAACGCAACCTCGTCGAGCGCGTAACCGTCAGGCTGATCCAGCTCAACTTCGTGGCCGTCGAAGACGACGGTCGGCCGGTGACCGACCTCCGCGCAGAGGAGGTCGAGTTGCGCATCGACGGCGTCCGCACGCCGCTCGCCTTCCTGCAGGGCCAATCGCCTTCGCCGGTGACCCCGGAGCCGCGGCCAGGAGGTCTTGCCAATCCCGAAGCTACGCCCCCACTCGACACCCGGAGGACGCCGGGCGGCGTGCCCACCGATG
This genomic window contains:
- a CDS encoding tetratricopeptide repeat protein: MTAMRGMGIALGFVAAVAMPLSARAQRPGAVTFEGTVATADGTPVAEAEVSAITAPERGGTKSIKTKKDGRFKIPFLNPGPYRLAVTKGDLKLGALHVVVKNIRKDVTFDADVAVSDGRTTEEMGIEPSSTVQFTAILGVPVASGGGVPAAGGPDMLGEASRAIRESRHAEAEGMLKNFLEANPDDPAALYLLGVCTLQVGRAAEAKVHLERALELNPAQPGVRAQLATASYESGDKERAVTLLREEADLSPGEAAPFVNLGIILLDLGRKEEAAKAFEQAVALAPSDAGAYLELVSLYTDLGREADAEAILKQLESVAKPDPKRWFNIGANYSNRGDEDKAEMAYRKSLEVDPDFPEGNRELGFTLLRKGDMKGAITFLETYLKVSPNAADKAEVQEMLKEARKSTK
- a CDS encoding VWA domain-containing protein — protein: MMLALTGPALAIERASEPAAPASPIDTGYEERVTVQLVQINFIAVDKSGRPVVDLKPEEIEIIHGRERQTVAFLQPYYQPLAEEAPYESAPQGAGGRPEPTPAQGTAPTLRPDTTTRRWFLLVFDNYLTSPRTRLESIEAARSFVSQKLGPLDRVGIAVFDGTLQVLQNYTSDQSKLLGALTRALQFTEHAAEDRSRAVKGLVDSMEHCATAVDAPSRPLCAQRIVDDYENTRVREADALATAVVTLLRSSRAIPDPKAVILFSEGFPQDPGQDARDAAEAAMGSEVSRYVSSRNRHTMREKIDAIVVAAAETKASFFTINPGGASRLTTISAANGRFADNRTNVIQVDPYRTAELNAQNSLSDVATRTGGVALQGADVRRELERIDALSPALYTVGYYPTLKALLDDRREARIRILRKGVRAEYRREAGPLRDAPPLVGSLEVEPESCGADGRRNVVVRLRLDRSSLTFSRQKKSVTANFSVYTRFVPAGRVVATSDDYRFFNISNTGEEHASGEIPNPVIEQRFALPCAAVTIHVTASDGTSGAIGDFSGSVGP
- a CDS encoding sulfatase-like hydrolase/transferase; this translates as MSKGIRPGLAAALTALCVVAACRPAETEHARHVILVTLDTVRADRIGCYGRPSAGTPWLDGLAARGMRVERAYAPAPITLPSHVSLLSGLIPPHTGVHDNGDTKTVPGVRMLAERLSEAGFFTAAAVGGFPVASRFPVARGFQQFDDRFVDARNPAGLERDAGEVVRAAIRAASGRGGRRLFLWVHLFDAHDPYEPPDPWRSRYKEDPYQGEIARVDAALADLESGLRPVLGAEPTLWVVVSDHGEGLGEHGEETHGFFLYEPTVRVPLLLAGPGVEAGRVIPGPVGTVDVTPTILDRVGVPVPPGLDGRPVTASGSGRPIAIETLLPARHYGWSALHSAVDGRKKYIEAPRAEFYDVVDDPQEAHNRLGEWNEEAEELAGWLRELRGSGRDASAASPDPRLASLGYVGSGASKPRNGAPADPKDMLAIYRDFQRVGRLLESGRPQDALPVLDRLTRAGETDGIRFQRARALRMLGRLSEASEELAQLEGFPGASLERARIAAAMGDGPRTLREANKHLLEAPSDAEGLLFRGAGREMTGDPGAAEADYRAALEVNPAFGAASLRLIRLVVLAGRVEEARSLLRLHLTRHPDDTLARNLLAEL